One Engystomops pustulosus chromosome 7, aEngPut4.maternal, whole genome shotgun sequence DNA window includes the following coding sequences:
- the SLC25A29 gene encoding mitochondrial basic amino acids transporter isoform X1, translated as MAMDFLAGCAGGAAGVLVGHPFDTVKVRLQVQSVSKPLYRGTIHCFQSIIKQESAWGLYKGVGSPMMGLTFINALVFGVQGNTIRYLGSDTPFNQFLAGAAAGAIQCVICCPMELAKTRMQLQGTGEYKSKSKNYKNSLDCLVKIHRKEGLRGINRGMVTTFLRETPSFGFYFLTYDYLTRYLGCEFNDNFIIPKLLFAGGMSGIVSWLSTYPIDVIKSRLQADGIGGVNNYNGILDCVRKSYQVEGWRVFTRGLTSTLLRAFPVNAATFATVTLFLMYMRSENTIKECDAVPAIQQPTSM; from the exons GTGCGACTGCAGGTTCAGAGCGTGTCCAAACCCCTGTATAGAGGGACCATTCATTGCTTTCAATCCATTATCAAACAGGAGTCG GCATGGGGACTCTACAAAGGAGTTGGATCACCAATGATGGGGTTGACCTTTATCAATGCACTTGTGTTTGGCGTACAAGGAAACACCATAAGATACCTTGGCTCTGATACTCCATTTAACCAGTTTCTTGCTGGGGCAGCAGCTGGAGCCATCCAATGTGTAATCTGCTGTCCAATGGAACTAGCGAAGACCAGAATGCAGCTTCAGGGAACTGGTGAGTACAAATCAAAATCCAAGAACTACAAGAATTCTCTGGACTGTTTGGTGAAGATCCACCGCAAAGAAGGACTAAGGGGGATCAACAGAGGCATGGTCACCACATTCCTCAGGGAGACCCCGAGCTTTGGCTTTTACTTCTTAACCTACGACTACCTCACCCGGTATCTTGGATGTGAGTTCAATGACAATTTCATCATCCCCAAGCTGCTGTTTGCTGGGGGAATGTCAGGAATTGTGTCTTGGCTATCAACTTACCCTATTGATGTAATCAAGTCACGACTTCAAGCGGATGGCATTGGTGGGGTCAACAACTACAACGGAATCCTGGACTGTGTCCGAAAGAGCTACCAAGTTGAAGGCTGGCGAGTTTTTACCAGGGGGCTGACTTCCACGCTGCTCAGAGCCTTTCCGGTCAACGCTGCCACTTTTGCCACAGTTACCCTGTTCCTTATGTACATGAGGTCAGAAAATACCATCAAAGAATGTGATGCTGTTCCAGCGATACAGCAGCCGACCAGCATGTAA
- the SLC25A29 gene encoding mitochondrial basic amino acids transporter isoform X2: MMGLTFINALVFGVQGNTIRYLGSDTPFNQFLAGAAAGAIQCVICCPMELAKTRMQLQGTGEYKSKSKNYKNSLDCLVKIHRKEGLRGINRGMVTTFLRETPSFGFYFLTYDYLTRYLGCEFNDNFIIPKLLFAGGMSGIVSWLSTYPIDVIKSRLQADGIGGVNNYNGILDCVRKSYQVEGWRVFTRGLTSTLLRAFPVNAATFATVTLFLMYMRSENTIKECDAVPAIQQPTSM, encoded by the coding sequence ATGATGGGGTTGACCTTTATCAATGCACTTGTGTTTGGCGTACAAGGAAACACCATAAGATACCTTGGCTCTGATACTCCATTTAACCAGTTTCTTGCTGGGGCAGCAGCTGGAGCCATCCAATGTGTAATCTGCTGTCCAATGGAACTAGCGAAGACCAGAATGCAGCTTCAGGGAACTGGTGAGTACAAATCAAAATCCAAGAACTACAAGAATTCTCTGGACTGTTTGGTGAAGATCCACCGCAAAGAAGGACTAAGGGGGATCAACAGAGGCATGGTCACCACATTCCTCAGGGAGACCCCGAGCTTTGGCTTTTACTTCTTAACCTACGACTACCTCACCCGGTATCTTGGATGTGAGTTCAATGACAATTTCATCATCCCCAAGCTGCTGTTTGCTGGGGGAATGTCAGGAATTGTGTCTTGGCTATCAACTTACCCTATTGATGTAATCAAGTCACGACTTCAAGCGGATGGCATTGGTGGGGTCAACAACTACAACGGAATCCTGGACTGTGTCCGAAAGAGCTACCAAGTTGAAGGCTGGCGAGTTTTTACCAGGGGGCTGACTTCCACGCTGCTCAGAGCCTTTCCGGTCAACGCTGCCACTTTTGCCACAGTTACCCTGTTCCTTATGTACATGAGGTCAGAAAATACCATCAAAGAATGTGATGCTGTTCCAGCGATACAGCAGCCGACCAGCATGTAA
- the YY1 gene encoding transcriptional repressor protein YY1, translated as MASGDTLYIAADGSEMPAELVELHEIEVESIPVETIETTVVDDDEDDDDDHHHQPMIALQPLDSDDPSHVHHHQEVILVQTREEVVGGDDSDLRADGGYDDDQILIPVPNPAGEDEYIEQTLVTVAGKSSGAGGRGMKKGGSGKKSSKKSYLSGAEPSARKWEQKQVQIKTLEGEFSVTMWASDDKKDIDHETVVEEQIIGENSPPDYSEYMTGKKLPPGGIPGIDLSDPKQLAEFARMKPRKIKEDDAPRTIACPHKGCTKMFRDNSAMRKHLHTHGPRVHVCAECGKAFVESSKLKRHQLVHTGEKPFQCTFEGCGKRFSLDFNLRTHVRIHTGDRPYVCPFDGCNKKFAQSTNLKSHILTHAKAKNNQ; from the exons ATGGCGTCGGGCGACACGCTATACATTGCCGCTGACGGCTCCGAGATGCCGGCCGAGCTGGTGGAACTGCACGAGATCGAGGTGGAATCTATCCCCGTGGAGACTATCGAGACGACCGTGGTGGACGACGATGAGGATGACGACGATGACCACCATCACCAGCCCATGATCGCCCTGCAGCCGCTGGACTCTGATGACCCGAGCCACGTCCACCACCACCAGGAGGTGATCCTAGTGCAGacccgggaggaggtggtgggcggCGATGACTCGGACCTGCGGGCGGACGGCGGCTACGATGACGACCAGATCCTCATCCCGGTGCCCAACCCGGCCGGAGAGGACGAGTACATCGAGCAGACTCTGGTGACGGTGGCCGGGAAGAGCTCCGGGGCCGGTGGCCGGGGCATGAAGAAAGGCGGCAGCGGTAAGAAGAGCAGCAAGAAGAGCTACCTGAGCGGCGCCGAGCCCAGCGCCAGGAAATGGGAGCAGAAGCAGGTGCAGATCAAGACCCTGGAGGGCGAGTTCTCCGTCACCATGTGGGCCTCGG ATGATAAGAAAGACATTGACCATGAAACTGTGGTGGAAGAACAGATTATTGGCGAAAACTCCCCACCTGATTATTCCGAATACATGACCGGAAAGAAACTCCCTCCTGGGGGAATACCGGGCATTGACCTGTCTGATCCTAAGCAGTTGGCAGAATTTGCAAG AATGAAACCCAGGAAAATCAAAGAAGATGATGCTCCAAGGACGATTGCCTGTCCCCATAAG GGATGTACAAAAATGTTCAGGGATAACTCTGCAATGAGgaaacacttacacacacatggtCCACGGGTACACGTCTGTGCAGAATGTGGAAAAGCCTTTGTTGAAAGTTCGAAACTTAAGAGACACCAGCTGGTTCACACCGGCGAGAAGCCTTTTCAG TGCACATTTGAAGGTTGTGGAAAACGTTTCTCTTTGGACTTCAATTTGCGCACTCACGTGCGAATTCACACCGGCGACCGACCCTATGTGTGTCCCTTTGACGGCTGCAACAAGAAATTTGCTCAGTCCACCAATCTGAAATCTCATATTTTAACACACGCCAAAGCCAAAAACAACCAGTAA
- the LOC140068795 gene encoding uncharacterized protein isoform X2, with amino-acid sequence MQRLNKFELTKDLYLFCRQLAFKLLYHQPSLLDSIPDEDRQTFRDLLDLLNENSTEQDPTKIFKDKIDRLLLAALRAGILNKTEADFLTTQKPIIPTFYLLPKVHKSLVKPPGRPIVSGMGSLNEKLCTYLDFFLQPLVSKLTSFVRDTTHLIQRINDFRTENPILLVTLDVESLYTIIEHQGLL; translated from the exons ATGCAGCGGTTGAATAAATTTGAATTGACCAAAGACCTTTACTTGTTTTGCAGACAATTAGCATTCAAATTACTTTATCACCAACCATCACTGCTTGACTCCATCCCGGATGAAGACAGACAGACCTTCAGGGATCTATTAGACCTGCTCAATGAGAACTCGACAGAACAAG ACCCTACAAAAATTTTCAAGGACAAAATTGATCGACTGCTTTTGGCAGCGCTCAGGGCTGGCATTCTGAACAAAACGGAGGCCGATTTCTTGACGACCCAAAAACCAATCATTCCCACCTTTTATCTACTGCCTAAGGTGCATAAATCATTGGTAAAACCTCCGGGCCGTCCCATTGTTTCGGGAATGGGTAGCCTTAATGAAAAACTCTGCACTTACCTGGATTTTTTCCTACAACCTTTGGTTTCTAAATTGACATCTTTTGTCCGTGATACTACTCATCTTATCCAAAGGATTAACGATTTCCGTACAGAGAATCCGATTTTATTGGTGACCCTTGATGTGGAATCCTTATATACCATCATTGAACACCAG GGTCTTTTATAA
- the LOC140068795 gene encoding uncharacterized protein isoform X1: protein MASMDLQTRETAWNNRSTNIFNNSTEPVGNSDFTKLCNDILHLHKTITRLWWNIRTLEEYLRQKIFPRGLRIQIFPSWEIDTDEKNTWEKGLSQCSLILVNMLLDHDRELLTQQREAIKKLESRLTTFDITLVDPFRKKLQENIDDYEKNIITNKQHKFQRDKTDYEKGKAYHWTHRGNKRRFYSRMPYNKSTAGPQISDSQSTDFSESDNSEDTTPRQHNTRKRGPRHREWSPNHKRDKTVRGKKTSAHDN from the exons atggcgagTATGGATTTGCAGACTCGGGAAACTGCTTGGAACAATCGCTCCACAAATATTTTCAATAACTCAACTGAACCAGTGGGAAATTCTGACTTCACCAAATTGTGTAACGACATACTTCAtctacataaaaccatcacaagaCTCTGGTGGAATATCAGAACACTGGAGGAATATTTGAGACAAAAAATTTTCCCTCGAGGTTTGAGAATACAGATCTTCCCTTCTTGGGAGATTGACACGGATGAAAAGAACACATGGGAAAAGGGCCTGTCTCAATGCTCGCTAATCTTGGTAAATATGCTTTTAGATCATGACAGGGAACTTTTGACCCAACAACGCGAGGCAATAAAAAAACTTGAATCTCGCCTGACAACCTTCGATATCACATTGGTTGATCCGTTTCGGAAAAAACTACAGGAAAATATTGATGATTATGAGAAGAATATCATAACGAATAAACAACATAAATTCCAGAGGGATAAAACGGACTACGAGAAAGGTAAGGCCTACCACTGGACACACAGAGGTAATAAACGTCGCTTTTATTCCAGAATGCCTTACAACAAATCGACTGCTGGTCCCCAAATAAGTGACTCTCAATCTACGGACTTTAGTGAATCTGATAACTCGGAAGATACCACTCCCAGGCaacataacaccagaaaacgagGACCCAGACACCGTGAGTGGTCTCCAAACCACAAACGTGATAAGACCGTCAGGGGCAAGAAAACCTCAGCACATG ACAATTAG